A section of the Neisseria dumasiana genome encodes:
- the dapA gene encoding 4-hydroxy-tetrahydrodipicolinate synthase, translating to MLKGSLVALVTPMNQDGSVNFDQLKSLIDWHIENGTDAIVAVGTTGESATLPVEEHLAVIEATVKHVNKRIPVVAGTGANNTVEAIELSKAAQRLGADYTLSVVPYYNKPSQEGIYRHFKAIAEAASIPMIIYNVPGRTVVNMSDDTILRLANIPNIVGVKEASGDIGRETDLINRVPEGFAVYSGDDPTAMAFMLCGGDGVISVAANVAPKPFADMCKAALKGDIPAARALNKQLVPVYNVMFCEPSPAAPKWALSELGKCNPHVRLPIIELSSDGQDKVRNALKEANLI from the coding sequence ATGTTAAAAGGCAGCTTGGTCGCTCTGGTTACACCCATGAATCAGGACGGCAGCGTAAATTTCGACCAACTCAAATCCCTTATCGACTGGCACATTGAAAACGGCACCGATGCCATTGTGGCCGTAGGCACCACAGGCGAAAGTGCCACCCTGCCCGTAGAAGAACATTTGGCCGTGATTGAAGCCACTGTGAAACACGTCAACAAACGCATTCCCGTTGTTGCGGGCACAGGCGCCAACAACACCGTAGAGGCCATCGAGCTTTCCAAAGCCGCCCAACGCTTGGGGGCGGATTACACCCTGTCTGTCGTCCCCTACTACAACAAGCCCTCGCAAGAAGGCATCTACCGCCACTTTAAAGCCATCGCCGAAGCCGCAAGCATTCCCATGATCATCTACAACGTGCCCGGCCGCACCGTCGTCAACATGAGCGACGACACCATTCTGCGTTTGGCAAACATTCCCAATATCGTAGGCGTTAAAGAAGCCAGCGGTGACATCGGCCGGGAAACCGATCTGATCAACCGCGTACCGGAAGGCTTTGCCGTTTATTCCGGCGACGACCCTACCGCCATGGCCTTCATGCTGTGCGGCGGAGACGGCGTCATCAGCGTGGCAGCCAACGTTGCCCCCAAACCCTTCGCCGACATGTGCAAAGCCGCTCTCAAAGGCGACATCCCTGCAGCACGCGCCCTCAACAAACAGCTCGTTCCCGTTTACAACGTTATGTTCTGCGAGCCCAGCCCCGCCGCACCCAAATGGGCCTTGTCCGAATTGGGCAAGTGTAATCCGCATGTACGCCTGCCGATTATTGAACTTTCTTCAGACGGCCAAGACAAAGTACGCAATGCGCTTAAAGAAGCCAATTTGATTTAA
- the bamC gene encoding outer membrane protein assembly factor BamC — MNRMKPVALTLALIGLAACSGNKEQPKLDYQTQNRKVVNLEVPPDLTNPDQGNLYQIPAGTGAVRASDLNRNKAVQQPANQAVLQGVKGVRLERDGSQRWLVVEGKQPAEIWPLLKVFWQENGFDIKSEEPAIGQMETEWAENRAKIPQDSLRRLFEKVGLGGIYSTSERDKFIIRLERGKNGTTDVFFAHKGMKEVYGDKNKDTTMWQPRPNDPNLEAAFLARFMQYLGVDAAQAENALGKSVTPVARNSGDLATLEGNSLLLNGEHNRNWRRTALALDRIGLTVLGQNIERHAFLVQPAPQEGEAVSNKKPGIFKRIFGKGKNSNAAANTAQPKLIVYAEPVANGTRIRLLNKDGSAYQGREASTWLSRLHTELR, encoded by the coding sequence ATGAACCGAATGAAACCGGTAGCATTAACCCTCGCCCTTATCGGCCTTGCCGCCTGCTCCGGCAACAAAGAACAACCCAAACTCGACTATCAAACCCAAAACCGCAAAGTCGTTAACTTGGAAGTACCGCCCGATCTGACCAACCCCGATCAAGGCAATCTCTATCAAATTCCCGCAGGCACCGGAGCCGTTCGCGCCAGCGACCTTAACCGCAACAAGGCCGTTCAGCAACCCGCCAACCAAGCCGTATTGCAAGGCGTAAAAGGTGTACGCCTCGAGCGCGACGGCAGCCAACGCTGGCTGGTAGTCGAAGGCAAACAGCCTGCCGAAATCTGGCCGCTGCTGAAAGTTTTCTGGCAGGAAAACGGTTTCGACATCAAATCGGAAGAACCCGCCATCGGCCAAATGGAAACCGAATGGGCGGAAAACCGTGCCAAAATTCCGCAAGACAGCCTGCGCCGCCTGTTTGAAAAAGTCGGTCTCGGCGGCATCTATTCCACCAGCGAACGCGACAAATTCATCATCCGTCTCGAACGCGGCAAAAACGGCACCACCGATGTCTTCTTCGCCCACAAAGGCATGAAAGAAGTTTATGGCGACAAAAACAAAGACACCACCATGTGGCAGCCCCGCCCGAACGACCCCAACCTTGAAGCCGCCTTTCTCGCACGCTTCATGCAATATCTCGGCGTAGATGCCGCACAAGCAGAAAATGCTTTAGGTAAAAGCGTTACGCCCGTTGCCCGCAATTCCGGCGACCTAGCCACGCTTGAAGGCAACAGCCTGCTGCTCAACGGCGAACACAACCGCAACTGGCGCCGCACCGCCCTTGCTCTCGACCGTATCGGCCTGACCGTACTCGGTCAAAACATAGAACGCCACGCATTCCTTGTGCAACCTGCCCCGCAGGAAGGCGAAGCCGTTAGCAACAAAAAACCCGGCATTTTCAAGCGTATTTTCGGCAAAGGCAAAAACAGCAATGCCGCCGCAAATACCGCCCAACCCAAATTGATCGTGTACGCCGAACCCGTTGCCAACGGCACCCGCATTCGCCTGCTCAACAAAGACGGCAGCGCATACCAAGGCCGCGAAGCATCCACTTGGTTGAGCCGACTGCATACGGAACTGCGTTAA
- a CDS encoding 5'-methylthioadenosine/adenosylhomocysteine nucleosidase, giving the protein MFEHKTSGTVAVIGAMEQEIELLKSSMENVQTEYFGKFTVHSGFLNGKRVALALSGIGKANAAAVTALVVGKYSPDYVINTGSAGGVGSGLKVGDVVIGTRVAHHDVDVTAFGYVPGQIPQMPAEFESDGELVAKAAVAADAFEGADVHKGLIVSGDQFIHSSEKVDFIRRNFNNVLAVEMEAAAIAQICFQLDMPFVTVRAVSDAADEQAEISFDEFLKTASVNSARMVMNLI; this is encoded by the coding sequence ATGTTCGAGCATAAAACAAGCGGTACGGTGGCGGTTATCGGTGCGATGGAGCAAGAAATCGAATTGCTGAAAAGCAGCATGGAAAATGTGCAAACTGAATATTTCGGTAAATTTACCGTGCATTCGGGTTTTTTAAACGGAAAGCGCGTGGCGTTGGCGTTAAGCGGAATCGGTAAAGCCAATGCGGCGGCGGTAACTGCTTTAGTGGTAGGAAAATATTCGCCTGATTACGTGATCAATACCGGTAGTGCGGGCGGTGTCGGCAGTGGTTTGAAAGTAGGGGATGTGGTTATCGGCACGCGCGTGGCGCATCATGATGTGGATGTGACGGCATTCGGCTATGTGCCCGGCCAGATTCCCCAAATGCCTGCGGAATTTGAAAGCGACGGTGAGTTGGTGGCTAAAGCGGCGGTGGCTGCGGATGCGTTTGAGGGTGCAGATGTACATAAAGGATTGATTGTCAGCGGCGATCAGTTTATCCACAGTAGTGAAAAAGTGGATTTTATCCGCCGCAATTTCAACAATGTGTTGGCGGTAGAAATGGAGGCTGCGGCGATTGCCCAAATCTGTTTCCAACTCGATATGCCTTTCGTGACCGTGCGCGCGGTATCGGATGCGGCGGATGAGCAGGCCGAAATCAGTTTTGACGAATTTTTGAAAACGGCTTCGGTTAATTCTGCACGAATGGTGATGAATCTGATCTGA
- a CDS encoding PilT/PilU family type 4a pilus ATPase, with product MVENPLPAKEEIYSLLKTLNKYKGSDLFITANFPPAMKLDGKITRINDTPLTPERCMEIAFSIMAPKQMDEFMNTNECNFAISLPDTSRFRVNAMVQRGATALVFRTITSNIPKFETLNLPPVLKQIAMQKRGLVIFVGGTGSGKSTSLASMIDYRNENSHDHIITIEDPIEFVHSHKNCIITQREVGVDTENWFAALKNTLRQAPDVILIGEIRDRETMDYAIAFAETGHLCMATLHANSTNQALDRIINFFPEERRTQLLTDLSLNLQAFISQRLIPREGGKGRVAAVEVLLNSPLIAELIHNGDVHSIKEIMKKSQSQGMQTFDQALYELYENGHISFQDAIKNADSAHDLRLDIQLRSRRAQNAGPDLELI from the coding sequence ATGGTTGAAAATCCTCTGCCCGCTAAAGAAGAAATCTACTCTTTATTGAAAACATTGAATAAATACAAAGGTTCCGATCTCTTTATCACAGCCAATTTCCCGCCGGCCATGAAGCTCGACGGCAAAATTACCCGCATCAACGACACCCCGCTCACTCCCGAGCGGTGCATGGAAATCGCCTTTTCCATTATGGCCCCCAAACAGATGGATGAGTTCATGAATACCAACGAATGCAACTTCGCCATCAGCCTGCCCGATACCAGCCGCTTCCGTGTAAATGCAATGGTTCAACGCGGTGCAACGGCATTGGTGTTCCGTACCATTACCAGCAACATTCCCAAATTTGAAACCCTCAATCTGCCGCCTGTGCTGAAACAGATCGCCATGCAAAAGCGCGGTTTGGTGATTTTTGTCGGCGGCACCGGTTCGGGCAAGTCCACCTCTTTGGCTTCCATGATCGACTACCGCAACGAAAACAGCCACGATCATATCATCACCATCGAAGACCCGATTGAGTTTGTACACAGCCATAAAAACTGCATCATTACCCAGCGCGAGGTCGGCGTGGATACCGAAAACTGGTTTGCTGCTTTGAAAAACACATTGCGCCAAGCCCCCGATGTTATTTTAATCGGTGAGATCCGCGATCGCGAAACCATGGATTACGCCATTGCCTTCGCCGAAACCGGCCACTTATGTATGGCTACCCTTCACGCCAACAGCACCAACCAAGCGCTCGACCGCATCATCAACTTCTTCCCCGAAGAGCGCCGCACCCAGCTGCTGACCGACCTATCGCTCAACCTGCAAGCCTTTATCTCGCAACGCCTCATCCCGCGCGAAGGCGGCAAAGGCCGTGTGGCTGCCGTAGAAGTGCTGCTCAATTCGCCGCTGATTGCCGAACTGATCCACAACGGCGATGTGCATTCGATTAAAGAAATCATGAAAAAATCACAAAGCCAAGGCATGCAAACCTTCGACCAAGCTTTATACGAATTATACGAAAACGGCCACATCAGCTTTCAAGATGCCATTAAAAATGCCGACTCCGCCCACGACCTGCGCTTGGATATCCAATTGCGCAGCCGCCGCGCTCAAAACGCGGGGCCGGATTTGGAGCTGATTTAA
- a CDS encoding carboxymuconolactone decarboxylase family protein yields the protein MARLTVHSVASAPEAAKGRVETALKNNGFLPNLIGVLANAPAALAMYQEVGALNATTSLTAGEREVVQITAAVLNGCGFCKAGHTALSTKKNLLDPQAIEALRNTQALEDPKLNRLALFTQAVMANKGNVGDAELQAFFDAGYNEQQALEVVLGVALATLCNYANNLARTAINEQLQPFA from the coding sequence ATGGCCCGTTTAACTGTGCATAGTGTGGCATCCGCACCTGAGGCGGCAAAAGGCCGTGTGGAAACGGCTTTGAAAAACAACGGCTTTTTGCCGAATCTGATCGGCGTGTTGGCCAATGCGCCGGCGGCCTTGGCGATGTATCAGGAAGTGGGTGCGTTAAATGCTACCACCAGCCTGACCGCAGGCGAGCGTGAGGTGGTGCAGATTACGGCGGCGGTGTTGAATGGGTGCGGTTTCTGTAAAGCGGGGCATACTGCGTTGAGTACGAAAAAGAATTTGCTCGACCCGCAAGCGATTGAGGCTTTACGCAACACGCAGGCGTTAGAAGACCCCAAACTCAACCGCTTGGCTTTGTTTACCCAAGCGGTGATGGCGAATAAAGGCAATGTGGGCGATGCCGAGTTGCAGGCGTTTTTTGATGCGGGGTATAACGAGCAACAGGCTTTGGAAGTGGTACTGGGTGTGGCGTTGGCCACTTTGTGCAATTATGCGAATAATCTGGCGCGCACGGCAATCAACGAGCAATTGCAGCCTTTTGCCTGA
- a CDS encoding DNA adenine methylase has protein sequence MAGNPKPLTPLRYPGGKGAFAPFVKSVIETNYLKGGHYMEPFAGGAGVALDLLFNGYVSDIHINDADLAIYNFWHAIVTNTGNFLALLQQVPLTIEEWEKQKLILKHPENHSDLEHGFATFYLNRTNRSGILKAGVIGGKAQNGAYKLDARFNKERLSNLIKRIADYAANIHVYNLDALELLGKVDQILPQPSLIYLDPPYYIKGQGLYRNFYNHDDHVQICEALGKIETPWIVSYDNCDEIKSIYQNYRQDEYFLSYCAYNKTKGSEVMIYGNNILRPEPT, from the coding sequence ATGGCTGGCAATCCTAAACCCCTAACTCCTTTACGTTACCCAGGAGGAAAAGGAGCTTTTGCCCCTTTTGTAAAGTCAGTAATCGAAACCAACTACCTTAAGGGCGGGCATTACATGGAGCCATTTGCAGGTGGTGCTGGTGTGGCTTTAGATTTGCTTTTTAATGGCTATGTTTCCGACATCCATATTAATGATGCAGATTTGGCTATCTATAATTTTTGGCATGCCATTGTAACTAATACTGGTAATTTCTTGGCTCTACTCCAGCAAGTCCCTTTAACCATTGAAGAATGGGAAAAGCAAAAGCTGATTCTGAAGCATCCTGAAAACCATTCTGATCTGGAACATGGTTTTGCAACTTTCTATTTAAATCGCACCAATCGTTCTGGTATTTTGAAAGCTGGAGTAATCGGTGGCAAAGCCCAAAATGGGGCATACAAATTGGATGCTCGGTTTAATAAAGAACGTTTGTCCAACCTGATTAAACGCATTGCTGATTATGCCGCCAATATTCATGTCTATAACCTTGATGCGCTTGAGTTGCTGGGAAAAGTCGACCAGATATTGCCTCAGCCATCATTAATCTATCTCGACCCACCCTACTATATCAAAGGCCAAGGCTTATACCGTAACTTCTACAATCATGATGATCACGTACAGATTTGTGAAGCTTTAGGTAAAATCGAAACGCCGTGGATTGTTTCGTATGATAATTGTGATGAGATTAAATCTATTTACCAAAATTACCGTCAAGATGAATACTTCTTATCCTACTGTGCATACAACAAAACCAAAGGCTCTGAAGTCATGATTTACGGCAACAATATTTTGAGACCTGAGCCAACGTAG
- a CDS encoding AAA family ATPase: MIKSIKFTQYRRLKAPLKLDFCNNINIISGLNGTCKSSILYLISNAFQAEKSTNTKLEPSSELNVINNISAQVNAKIEMLTKGDKEYNDPAPGQSGELFEVAYTNNQSIGFRRHNKNSADDAHSRFRLIPKYSSSQSQSLPTLRTVYLSLARLLPFGEMKNDIPVKGVRKELPKEYNVIFHKLVERITGIKITESTPQIIENIKTRTEYLTDTEGIDSNTASVGEDNAIIILKNLVLLRYYYEKAPSLHNLDQPASILLIDEMDATLHPAMQLRLLNTLKEYSESYKIQIFFTTHSLYLLDKALSPAYHNHIKLNYLTHQDDHVSLLPDPSIHKIERHLQEIQKVGYSSVSKIPVFTEDNEARVVLDAIFGYFSSRCQYFKQLRDKFHFVQANIGCTVLKAIFKDQYLDKNIMNAICVLDGDNTGQKATKHNIILLPGQKSPEQLIFDYYDELFSDLNFEMYQNQNFWNTDVALNNALTKHHYKTSIKPQISAIEEKIKQLNQKGESIAGVRREENKKVFNDNLEEFKIVFDFWLDNHYKEMEKFYGDLRHCFRQVALLHKLDPELWPKHTLLSEKRKYDGY, from the coding sequence ATGATTAAGAGCATTAAATTCACACAATACCGACGTTTAAAAGCTCCCTTAAAGCTAGATTTCTGCAATAATATTAATATTATTTCAGGACTGAATGGTACATGTAAGTCATCGATTCTGTATCTTATTAGTAATGCATTTCAAGCAGAAAAATCCACCAATACCAAACTAGAGCCTTCAAGCGAATTGAACGTAATCAACAATATTTCAGCTCAAGTCAATGCAAAAATCGAAATGTTAACCAAGGGTGATAAAGAATATAACGACCCTGCCCCTGGCCAATCAGGTGAACTTTTTGAAGTAGCATATACTAATAACCAATCTATTGGTTTTAGGCGGCATAATAAAAACTCAGCAGACGATGCACATTCACGCTTTCGGCTTATTCCCAAATATTCATCTTCTCAAAGCCAAAGTTTGCCGACTTTACGCACCGTTTATTTAAGTTTAGCTAGATTGCTACCTTTTGGAGAAATGAAAAACGATATCCCTGTGAAAGGGGTCAGAAAAGAGCTGCCTAAAGAATACAATGTAATTTTTCACAAGTTAGTAGAGCGTATAACTGGCATTAAGATAACCGAATCAACTCCTCAGATTATCGAAAATATCAAAACTCGAACAGAATATTTAACCGATACTGAGGGCATTGACTCCAATACCGCCTCTGTTGGTGAAGATAATGCGATTATTATCTTGAAAAATCTAGTATTGCTTCGCTATTACTACGAAAAAGCACCCAGTTTGCACAACCTTGATCAGCCAGCTTCCATATTGTTGATTGATGAAATGGACGCAACGCTTCATCCTGCTATGCAACTTCGCCTACTAAACACCCTAAAAGAATATTCAGAAAGCTACAAAATTCAAATTTTCTTTACTACGCATAGTCTATATTTATTAGATAAAGCATTAAGCCCCGCTTATCATAACCATATAAAATTAAATTATCTTACTCATCAAGATGATCATGTATCATTACTTCCTGATCCATCTATCCATAAAATTGAACGCCACTTACAGGAGATTCAAAAAGTAGGCTATAGTTCAGTGTCGAAAATTCCCGTATTTACCGAAGATAACGAGGCACGGGTAGTTTTAGATGCAATTTTCGGCTATTTCAGTAGCAGATGCCAGTACTTCAAACAATTAAGAGATAAATTTCATTTCGTACAGGCTAATATAGGCTGCACAGTGCTGAAAGCGATTTTCAAAGATCAATATTTAGATAAAAACATCATGAATGCAATTTGTGTATTGGATGGAGACAACACTGGACAAAAGGCAACCAAGCACAACATTATTCTATTGCCTGGTCAAAAAAGCCCTGAGCAATTGATTTTTGATTATTACGATGAATTGTTTAGTGACCTAAATTTTGAAATGTATCAAAACCAAAACTTTTGGAATACCGATGTTGCCCTAAACAACGCATTAACCAAGCACCATTACAAGACATCAATCAAGCCACAAATATCAGCGATTGAAGAAAAAATCAAACAATTAAATCAAAAGGGTGAATCTATTGCGGGAGTAAGACGAGAAGAAAATAAAAAGGTTTTTAATGACAATCTCGAAGAATTTAAAATAGTTTTCGATTTTTGGTTGGATAACCATTATAAAGAAATGGAAAAATTCTACGGAGACTTACGTCATTGCTTTCGTCAGGTAGCCTTGTTACATAAGCTAGATCCAGAACTTTGGCCAAAACATACTCTTTTAAGCGAAAAAAGAAAGTATGATGGTTATTGA
- a CDS encoding DUF3418 domain-containing protein, whose product MQDTKANTKSLLEPRNRYRLTKLGEQMARLPIDPKVARILLAAQKHDCMAEILVIVSALSIQDPRERPLEAREAAQKAHERFTDKQSDFLAYLNIWDSFQRERDKGLSNKQLVQWCRQYFLSHLRMREWRELHHQLADIAVEMGLTTKERAFRRPPAQEQLRPSENTGDQDLSAKLKQKQLDKKQHRAHIRTAKEASYEQIHRALLTGLIANVGMKSPDGHDYTGARGSHFHLFPASALFKSKPKWVMAAELTETTRLYARDVAAIQPEWIEQEAPHLVRYHYFEPHWEQKRGEVVASERVTLYGLTILPRRPVAYGKVAPEEAREIFIRSALVAQECNLQTAFFIHNKKLIKEISELEHKSRKQDVLVDEEALFEFYNQRLPQFYEPSEKAGRASLPDNTGLSESAENVGRILESDNTAETKAVNKMSDTSIRPTPNTPVSDGLSGSPHHTGRLKKPLPLADIRTFQSWLKTAERDNPRLLFLTREDLMQHAAAHITEEQFPPHWKNADGKFKLSYRFEPHHPLDGVTLTLPLTVLNRLHAPALEWLVPGMLREKLQLLIKALPKQIRRICVPVPDFITQFLESNPNRQEPIIPQLARFIAKTAGNMRLLEQIDQDEWSAFKLPEHCYFNLRIIDDGGQELATGRDLAKLQQELGQAAAVTFRDNTQEFERDNLTNWDIGTLPENIKFARGKQQLTGYLGLQKEKNNTIALRLFDTPEAAQQAHRQGVIALMQLQLKEHMKDLGKGIQGFTQAAMLLKHISADTLRDDLTAAICDRAFIGDDELPRSEKAFKEQIKRARSRLPAVKEAMSRYLQDTAAAYAELNSKLGKHPLTHLLRERTQTLLSAGFAGRTPWSQWPRLPVYLKAMTLRMEKYSANPARDAAREADIQELEQMWQDKVQSLLKQNQPVSDGLKMFKWQIEELRVSLFAQELKTPSPVSVKRLLKEWEGLNKQT is encoded by the coding sequence ATGCAAGATACGAAAGCCAACACAAAAAGCCTGCTTGAACCCCGCAACCGTTACCGCCTAACCAAACTCGGCGAACAAATGGCGCGGCTGCCCATCGACCCGAAGGTTGCCCGCATTCTGCTGGCGGCACAAAAGCACGACTGTATGGCGGAAATACTCGTCATCGTGTCCGCCCTGTCCATCCAAGACCCGCGCGAACGTCCGCTCGAAGCACGCGAAGCCGCCCAAAAAGCGCACGAACGCTTTACCGACAAACAGTCCGATTTTCTCGCCTACCTCAATATTTGGGACAGCTTCCAGCGCGAGCGCGACAAAGGTTTGTCCAACAAACAACTGGTGCAATGGTGCCGCCAATATTTCCTTTCCCACCTGCGGATGCGCGAGTGGCGCGAACTGCACCATCAGCTCGCCGACATTGCCGTGGAAATGGGTTTGACCACCAAAGAGCGGGCTTTCAGACGGCCTCCTGCACAAGAGCAACTGAGGCCGTCTGAAAACACCGGCGACCAAGATTTATCTGCCAAACTCAAACAAAAACAACTGGATAAAAAGCAGCACCGCGCCCATATCCGCACCGCTAAAGAAGCGAGCTACGAACAAATCCACCGCGCTCTGCTGACCGGCCTGATTGCCAACGTCGGCATGAAATCGCCCGACGGCCATGACTACACCGGCGCGCGCGGCTCGCACTTTCATTTGTTCCCCGCCTCCGCCCTGTTCAAGTCCAAACCCAAATGGGTGATGGCCGCCGAACTCACTGAAACCACCCGCCTTTATGCCCGCGATGTCGCCGCCATCCAGCCCGAATGGATTGAGCAGGAAGCCCCGCACCTCGTGCGCTACCACTATTTCGAGCCTCATTGGGAGCAGAAACGCGGCGAAGTCGTCGCCAGCGAGCGCGTTACCCTCTACGGGCTGACCATTCTGCCGCGCCGCCCGGTCGCCTACGGCAAAGTCGCCCCCGAAGAAGCCCGCGAAATCTTTATCCGCAGCGCACTGGTGGCGCAGGAATGCAATCTTCAGACGGCCTTTTTTATCCACAACAAAAAACTGATTAAAGAAATCAGTGAGTTGGAACACAAGTCGCGCAAGCAGGACGTGTTGGTGGACGAAGAAGCCTTGTTTGAGTTTTACAATCAGCGTTTACCGCAGTTTTACGAGCCGTCTGAAAAGGCAGGTCGGGCCTCCCTGCCCGACAACACAGGCCTGTCTGAAAGTGCAGAAAACGTAGGTCGGATTCTCGAATCCGACAACACAGCAGAAACAAAGGCAGTAAATAAGATGTCGGATACCAGTATCCGACCTACCCCAAATACCCCCGTTTCAGACGGCCTTTCAGGTAGCCCGCATCACACAGGCCGTCTGAAAAAACCATTGCCCCTTGCCGACATCCGCACCTTCCAAAGCTGGCTCAAAACTGCCGAGCGCGACAACCCGCGCCTGCTGTTCCTTACCCGCGAAGACCTTATGCAGCACGCCGCCGCGCACATCACTGAAGAGCAGTTTCCGCCACATTGGAAAAACGCCGACGGCAAATTCAAACTCAGCTACCGCTTCGAGCCGCACCACCCACTCGACGGCGTAACCCTCACCCTGCCGCTTACCGTGCTCAACCGCCTCCACGCCCCCGCGCTCGAATGGCTCGTGCCCGGCATGTTGCGCGAAAAACTGCAATTGCTTATCAAAGCCCTGCCCAAACAAATCCGCCGCATCTGCGTGCCCGTGCCCGACTTCATCACACAATTTTTAGAAAGCAACCCCAACCGCCAAGAGCCGATCATCCCCCAGCTTGCCCGCTTTATCGCCAAAACCGCCGGCAACATGCGCCTGCTCGAGCAAATCGACCAAGACGAATGGAGCGCATTCAAACTGCCCGAGCATTGCTATTTCAACCTGCGCATCATCGACGACGGCGGCCAAGAGCTTGCCACCGGCCGCGATTTAGCCAAACTCCAGCAAGAACTCGGCCAAGCCGCCGCCGTAACCTTCCGCGACAACACCCAAGAATTCGAGCGCGACAACCTCACCAATTGGGACATCGGCACGCTACCTGAAAACATCAAATTCGCCCGCGGCAAACAACAGCTCACCGGCTATCTCGGCCTGCAAAAAGAAAAAAACAACACCATCGCCCTGCGCCTGTTCGACACCCCCGAAGCCGCCCAACAAGCCCACCGCCAAGGCGTGATCGCCCTCATGCAGCTCCAGCTCAAAGAGCACATGAAAGACCTGGGCAAAGGCATCCAAGGCTTCACCCAAGCCGCCATGCTGCTCAAACACATCAGCGCCGACACCCTGCGCGACGACCTCACCGCCGCCATCTGCGACCGCGCCTTTATCGGCGACGACGAGCTACCCCGCAGCGAAAAAGCCTTCAAAGAACAAATCAAACGCGCCCGCAGCCGCCTGCCCGCCGTCAAAGAAGCCATGAGCCGCTACCTGCAAGACACCGCCGCCGCTTACGCCGAACTCAACAGCAAACTTGGCAAACACCCGCTCACCCACCTGCTGCGCGAACGCACCCAAACCCTGCTGTCCGCCGGATTCGCCGGCCGCACCCCCTGGAGCCAATGGCCGCGCCTACCCGTCTACCTCAAAGCCATGACCCTGCGCATGGAAAAATACAGCGCCAACCCCGCCCGCGATGCCGCACGCGAAGCCGATATTCAAGAGTTGGAACAGATGTGGCAAGACAAGGTACAATCACTTTTAAAACAAAACCAACCCGTTTCAGACGGCCTGAAGATGTTTAAATGGCAAATAGAAGAACTGCGCGTGTCGCTGTTTGCGCAGGAGTTGAAGACGCCGAGTCCGGTGTCGGTGAAGAGGTTGTTGAAGGAGTGGGAGGGGTTGAATAAACAAACTTAG
- a CDS encoding polyketide cyclase, with protein sequence MATANIKVTLLCPIEKVWNKVTDLNDFAWRSDLISIRIIDENKFVEISKDGTETYFKVTECIQNQSWAFEIENENIKGNWTGKFYSHGDRTTLDFTENIVSKKFIFKLFVGLYLRKQQQLYFKDLKKALNCEEASS encoded by the coding sequence ATGGCGACTGCTAATATAAAGGTTACTCTTCTATGCCCAATTGAAAAAGTGTGGAATAAGGTAACTGATTTAAATGATTTTGCTTGGCGGAGTGATTTAATAAGTATAAGAATTATAGATGAGAATAAATTTGTGGAAATTTCTAAAGATGGAACTGAAACATATTTTAAAGTTACAGAATGTATTCAAAATCAAAGTTGGGCATTTGAAATAGAAAATGAAAATATCAAAGGAAATTGGACAGGGAAATTTTATTCTCATGGAGATAGAACAACTTTAGATTTTACCGAAAATATTGTGTCTAAAAAATTCATATTTAAGCTTTTTGTAGGGTTATATTTGAGGAAGCAACAGCAATTGTATTTTAAAGATTTAAAGAAAGCATTAAATTGTGAAGAAGCTAGCTCATAG